ACGTCGCGATGCCGAACTCCCAGTCGTGGGTCAGCCCGATAACCTTCGCATACTGTGCGTTGATCGCCGTAATGCCGATCCGAATCGTTTCCGTCGTGCCGTCAGCCATCCGCAGTTCCACCGTCGCCTGCCCGTTCGGGTCGAACCGGGAGACCTTCGACACACCGATTCCGGCCGGCATCGCGGCTCGCCCGGTTCTGCGCTGCGGAATCTGGAAATTGATGGCTGCCACCGCTGTCGGATCGGGCACTGGCTGCTCGCTGACGCGCGTCGAAACGTAGTACCGCCGAAAGAACTGGTCGATCCGTCGGAGCTCCAGATTGTGGCTTTTCGGATACGGATCGATGCCGCTGGTGGAACCGCATACGCCCGAAAGCAGCAGCCCGTTTTCCAGCCTGACGATGCCGTTGACGTCCGACTGCGCGACAGCGATCGACACACCTGAGAACGCGGTCAGGCATCCCAGAAAACAGGAAAGCCAACAACGGGAATTCATAGTCATCCACTGTATTCCAACGGCGGGACGGTCGAATCCACATTGACCCCGCGACCGATTTCCAAGTACCGTCCGTAACCTGCTTTGGAGGCTGAATTTAGCACTTTTCTCGCTGAACGTCTTCCGCAGTTTGTGAGATTCAGGGGCACAACCGATGTGTGGCATTGTGGGCTACGTGGGGTTTCGGACCGTCACAGAACTTCTGCTGGAAGGTCTGCACCGGCTGGAATATCGCGGCTACGACAGCGCGGGAATCGCCGTTCAGGCGAATGGCAGCATCACGATCCGCAAGCGCGCGGGGCGAGTTTCGGAGCTGTCGCAGTTGATTCAAAGCCAGCCGGTCAGCGGCGCTGTGGGAATCGGGCATACTCGGTGGGCGACACACGGTGAGACCACGGACGAGAATTCTCACCCGCACCTGGGCGGCAACGGCGAAGTTGCCATCGTCCATAACGGAGTCATCGAAAACTACGACGTGCTGCGCAGGCAACTGATGCAGCTCGGCTACGTGTTTCGGTCGCAGACAGACACGGAAGTGATCGCTCATCTGATCGCTCACCATCTGGAAGAACAGCAACGGCTGGGTGCCGATGCGGAAAGCGTCGATACGTACCTGAAGTCCGTCGAACTGGCGCTGGATCGGCTGAAGGGAACGTTCGGTCTGGGCGTTGTCTTCCGGGATTGCCCGGACACGGTTATCGCCGCGAGATCCGGAAGTCCGCTTGTCATCGGGATCGGCCGGGACGAGTACTTTCTGGCCAGCGACGCCAGCCCGCTGATCGGCTACACAAAGGAAGTCGTGTATCTGTCGGACAATGAAATCGCCGTGCTGCAGCCGTCCGGCATCCGCATCGAACACCGTGCCACGGGCAACGTGCTGCCCACGATTCAGACGCTTGATCAGGTCAGTTCTGACATCGAACTCGGCGACTTCGAACACTACATGCTGAAGGAAATCTTCGAACAGCCGCAGACCGTCGAAAACGCCATGCGCGGCCGGCTGGACGATGAAGAAGCCACAGCCGTGATCGGCGGGCTGAATCTGACGGCTCAGCAGCTTCGCCGAATCAACCGAATCGTATTGACCGCCTGCGGAACAAGCTGGCATGCCGGACTGGTCGGTGAATACCTGCTGGAAGAATTCGCCAGAATGCCGACGGAAGTGGAATACGCCAGCGAGCTTCGCTACCGCAACCCGCCGATGTCCGACGGAACGCTGGTGTTCGCCATCACGCAAAGCGGCGAAACCGCCGATACGCTCGCCGCCATGCGCGAATGCAAACGCAAGGGACATCCGACACTTGCCATCTGCAACGTCGTGGGTTCATCGATCGCCCGCGAAGCCGATGGCGGCATTTATCTGCACGCCGGACCGGAAATCGGTGTCGCGTCGACGAAGGCATTCACGTCCCAGGTCACAGTGCTGACACTGCTGGCTCTGTTTCTGGGACGCATGAGACACATGTCCTACCCGGCCGGAAAGCGAATCATCCGCCAGTTGAAAGCGATGCCCGAGGTGCTGCAGCGAACGCTGAACTGCCATGATCAGGTCCAGGAGATCTCCGACAAATATGCCGACTTTGACAACTACCTCTACCTGGGCCGCTTGTACAACTTTCCCGTCGCCCTGGAAGGCGCTTTGAAGCTGAAGGAAATCAGCTACATCCACGCCGAAGGGTATCCGGCCGCCGAAATGAAACACGGCCCGATTGCGCTGGTGGATGAAAAGACTCCCAGCGTGTTCGTCGTGCCTCGCGGCGGAATCCATCCCAAAGTCATCAGCAATATGCAGGAAGTGAAGGCTCGCAAGGGCCCCGTGATCGCCATTGCCTGCGAAGGTGACGACGAAGTGGCCCGGATTGCCGACGACGTGATCTACATTCCCGACGTTGAAGAGTACCTGCAACCGCTGGTGTGCGCGATTCCTCTGCAGTTGCTGAGCTACCATGTCGCGCTGCTGCGAGGCTGCAACGTCGACCGGCCGAGAAACCTGGCGAAGAGCGTGACAGTCGAATAGCAGCGAGGCGCGGCAGTTCGAAGGCATCACGAATGACACGGCGCTGAACCGGATTATCCGACCACGCTCGCCGATTCATTCGTCGCCGTCGGCGGTGCTCTTCGCTGACGGCGCACGTGAATCCGGGTTGAGGCAATCCAGCAGCAGTTCCACCGTTTTCGCGATCGCTCCCTGCTGCGACAGCACGAAGTTCTGTGCCCGCTGGCCGAGTTCCGCCGCCGACTTTCGATCCATCAGCAACCGGCGAAGCTGAGTCTGAAGTTCTTCGGGCGACGCAAGCTCAATCGCCGCTTCCGCGGATTTCAGTTGCGCCACGATGTCGCGAAAGTTGCGAGTCTTCGGTCCGAACATGACAGCCGCTCCGTACGCCGCCGGTTCCAGCATGTTCTGACCGCCGCGAGTGCCGAAGCTGCCTCCGACGAACGCGATGTCCGCCAGTCCCCAGCAGGCTCCGAGTTCACCGATTGTGTCCAGCAGTATGACGGTGCTGCTGTCGATGGGCGTTGGTGCCGTGATCGTCGATCGCCTCGTCAGCGAGCAGCCCGATGTCGAAATGATCGCCGCAACGTCGTCGAATCGTTCGCGATGTCGAGGCACAACGATCAGCCGCAGGTTCGGAAAGTCGGCTCGCGCAGACTTCCACGCATCGACAGCCAGTTGCTCTTCGGGTGCCTGAGTGCTGCCGGCGATGAACACAGTTTCGTCGTCCGAAATCCCCAGCGCCGCACGCAGAGCGATCGTCACGGCGTTGTGCCGGTCCGCGGAAGCTCCGTCGAATTTTGTGGAACCCGTGACGTGAGTCGCCGAGGCACGGGCTCCCAGCGTCACCAGCCGCTCAGCCGACGATTGAGACTGCGCGGCGACGACTGAGAATCTGTCGAACAGCGGTCCCAACAACCGACGGACGCGGCGGTATCCGCGAAAACTTCGTTCGCTCATCCGTGCGTTGATGACGGCCGTCTGTACGCCCGCATTTTGGCAGGCCGACAGCATGTTGGGCCAGAATTCCAGTTCCATCAGCACCAGCAAAGAAGGCCGGATCCGGCTCAGCGCGGTGCGAACTGCCCAGCTAAAGTCGAGCGGAAACCAGGATACTTCGCAGCCTTCAAAACGCGACGCCGCAAGTTCAAAACCGGTGTCGGTTGATGTCGTGACGAGAACCTGAAACCGATCCGCCGCGCGCGTCCGAAATTCCGCCACGACCTTCTGCAGTTGCAGCACTTCTCCGACGCTGACGGCGTGAAACCAGACGACCGGCTTTTGCGCCGACAGCCGCGGCAAACGCCCAAGCAGCTTTTCGGCCAAACCGTGACGATAGCGGCCATGCCGCACTATCCGCCACAGGATCACCGGTGAAAGGAAAATCAGCAGCAGGCCATAAACGATATTCAGCAGAACGGGCATCAGATTGAGGAAGCCGGTGCCACGGGGAAATCACTTACCGCAGCACTTCTTGTACTTCTTGCCGCTGCCGCAGGGGCATGGGTCGTTGCGGCCGACCTTGGGCGCGTCATTGATAATCGGATCAATGGCTCGATTCGGTTCACCGGGTTCCGGCCCGCTTGTTTGATAGTCAGGAGACTCGTCGACAGGCGGAGCCAGATCGTGCTTCGTCGCGGTGATCTGCCAGAGTGAACCAACAAACGCCGGACTTTCCTGTTCAATGCGAAAGATGGTCTGAGTCACCTGTTCGGCCACTCGTTCCCACATGGCATTAAACGCCTTGCGACCTTCCCGCTTGTATTCCGTCTTGGGATCCTTTTGAGCATATCCGACGAAACCGATGCCCTGTCGCAGATGACCCATGTAGTAAAGGTGGTCTTTCCATGCCGTGTCCAAAATTTCCAGCAGCACGGAACGTTCCGTCTGCCGCATTTCGGGACGGTAGACCTGCTCGATGCCCTGCGTGAACTGCGCCCGGGCTTCCGCAGGTCGGAGAGTCAGAATCCTTTCCCGGTCGACAGTCCACTTCAGGTCGGCATCAGCCCATCTGGCCAGCGCTTCAGCCTGTTCCGGCGTCACGCGGGCAGATTCGTTTTCCGAATCCGGCAGCAGTTCCAGAAGTTTTGCTTCAACCAGCCGGCTGTCCGGTTTTGATTTCAGATAGTCCCTGCTGGTTTCGACCAGGATCGCATGGATTTCCGCGGTGGACATCGACGCGAACCGCTCCGGTTCAAACGTCCTCTTGAAGCGTGTATTCGCCCAGCGTGCCAGTGTTTCGCGATTGTACTTTTCGCCGCTCTTGCCGTCGCCGGTCAGGAAGCTGCTGAGTCCGACCATGACGGGAAATGTATATTCTTTTTCGTCATAGCGTTCGCGGACCTTCTTCTTCAGCAGGCTTTCAATATCACCAATTTCGCTGCCCTTCAGATCGTCCGGATTCAGGTTCAGCGTGAAGTGGTGGTGAGCCCAGCCGCACAGCGATTTCAATTCGTATTGGTCATCCAGAAAGATTTCCAGATCGCTCAGATCCCAGCGTTCGATGGACTTCCGGGCAAGATCCAGCAGATAGACATGGATTTCCCGACGATCAATTTTGCGAAGGTCCTTATCGTTAAGATTGAGATTGAACTGACGGTTGGCCCATTTCGTCAGAGCCATCCAGTTCCACTGTGACCGGATCTCCTCGTCTTCATCTTCCGGCAGGTCAATTTCGAGCTGTTCGAAGATTCCGGAGTCCGCGCGGCGTTCTCCCTGGTCGCGCAGGTACTCCTCCAACTGACCGCGATCGAGTTCGCGCAGGTCAGCCGCATCGACTTCCAGATGCAGCTTCTGTTCGGCCCACGCGGCGATGGAGGATTCGCGATAGTTGGTTCCCAGAAAGCTGGAAACACCGCGCTTGATCTGGCCGTCCATCATTCCGATCAGCAGCTCGCGACAATCCGCGCCGTCGAGAATGCGCTGCCGATAGGAATACGTGCGCTTCCGCTGTTCATCCATCACTTCGTCGTATTCCAGCAGGTTCTTCCGCTGATCGAAGTGACGTTCCTCAATCTTTTTCTGAGCCCCCTCAACGCGGCGAGTCACCATGGAACTGATAATCGGCTCACCTTCGCTCAGGCCGGCCCACTGCATCACTCGCTTAACGAAGTCTCCGGCGAGCAGCCGCATCAGCTTGTCATCGAGCGAAATGAAGAAGCGGCTGGAACCCGGATCACCCTGTCGCCCGGAACGACCACGAAGCTGCAGGTCGATCCGCCGCGAATCATGCCGTTCCGTGCCGACAACGTGCAGGCCGCCGATTGAGCGTACGTCTTCGCCTTCGGCTTTCATGCCCTCCCGATCGGCGATGACCGCCGTCAGCCGGTCCCATTCTGTTTTGGGAATGTCCAGACGGGATTCATATTTGGATTTCAGTTCTTCCCATGCGGCATGTTCCGGATTGCCGCCAAGAATAATGTCGGTTCCGCGGCCCGCCATATTGGTGGCGATCGTCACGGCACCCTTCCGTCCGGCCTGGGCAACGATTTCCGCTTCGCGTTCGTGCTGCTTGGCGTTCAGAACATTGTGCCTGATGCCCTGTTTGACGAGTTTGTTGCTGACCAGTTCTGAGGTTTCAATGGACGTTGTGCCGACCAGAATCGGTCTGCCGGTTGCATGAATTTCCCGGATCTCGTTGACGACCGCCTGCCATTTCTCCTTTTCCGTGCCGTAGATGTTGTCCGGAAAATTGATTCTCTGCATTTGCCGGTTGGTCGGGATCGCCATCACATCCAGGTGATAGATCTTCCAGAATTCCTCGGCCTCCGTCATGGCGGTCCCGGTCATTCCGGCAAGCTTTCCGTACAGCTTGAAGTAGTTCTGCAGCGTGATTGTTGCCAGCGTCTGCGATTCTTCCTTGATTTTCACGCCTTCCTTGGCCTCGACGGCCTGGTGCAATCCGTCGCTCCACTGGCGTCCTTCCATTTTTCGACCGGTGTTTTCGTCGACAATGATGATCTCATCGCGTTCGACGACGTAGTTCACGTCAAGCTTGTACAGGAAGTGCGCCCGCAGAGCGTTGTCGATCAGGTGCGGCCATTCCATATTTCCGGCGGTGTAAAAGCTTTCGACGCCGGCAAGTTCTTCGGCGCGCCGAACGCCTTCTTCCGTCAGATGGCAGGTGTGTTCCTTTTCCTTGACCTCAAAATCAACGCCGTTACGGAGTTGTTTGGCGATTAGATTGGCTTTCGGATACTTTTCCAGGTTGTCGTGAGCGGGGCCGGAAATGATGAGCGGCGTGCGGGCTTCGTCGATCAGGATATTGTCAATTTCGTCGACAATCGCGTAGTCGAGCCGCCCCTGCACCTGCAGTTCCTTCGTCGGCTTCATATTGTCGCGCAGATAGTCGAATCCGAACTGGTTGCTGGTGCCGTAGGTAATGTCGCAGGCGTAATGCTTCTGCCGTTCCTGCGGACCCATGTTGGACTGGATGGCGCCGATGGTCAGGCCCAGATTCAGATGAATGGGGCCCATCCATTCCATGTCGCGCCGCGCCAGGTAGTCGTTGACGGTGATCACGTGAACTTTGCCGGCCAGGGCGTTCAGAAAAGTCGGCAGCGTCGCCACCAGCGTCTTGCCTTCGCCGGTGACCATTTCCGCAATCATCCCGCTGTGCAGGATATGCCCGCCGATCATCTGAACGTCGTAGTGCCGCATCCCCAGAAACCGCCGTCCCGATTCGCGCACGGCGGCGAATGCTTCGGGAAGCAGGTCGTCCAGCGATTCTCCTTCACGCAGACGCTGGCGGAACAACGCCGCCGTTTGCTTCAGTTCGTCGTCGGACTTCTCTTTCCAGACGGGCTCCAGCGAATTGATGCGATCCAGCAACGAACCCGGCGTAATGGATGTGTGGCCATCTTTGTCGCGAACAAAGCCCAGCTTCTTGATGCGACGTTCGTTCGACGAACCGAACAGGTTGGTGATGCCGCGTTCGAATTTCGCGGTGGTGGCGTTGAAGAAGTCGCCGACCTTTTCCAAAAGCTCCATGACGAGTTTTCTGTTCCGTAAGAGTTCTGCCACATCGACAGGCTGTCGGGAGGCAACCGTTCTGCCGCGGATCGCCGTAAGTCGAATCCTGACAGTGTATTCGACCGCTGGAAAAGTGGTCAATCCCGCTATGAATGGCGAGAACAGGCGAACCAGGGCAAGTTACATGCCGATCGTCATGCGGCAGTCGCCGGCTCACGTTTCGGCGGACTCAATCTGCCGTCATGCCTCGACGGATTCACCGGTGCCGCCGGGAAGTTCATGCAGATATCGCCGGAAGAACGAATCGTCGCAGAACCGCCGCAGGACCCAGCACAGCACCTGCACCTGCCGGTTCGTCGGTTGAGAATTCGCCGCCCGCACTTCCGAAAACTTTTCGTCGTCGGCCGTGTTCTGAAAACCGTCAAGGGACAAACGCGATTGCCAGAACTCGCGCGCGGCAAACTGGTTGACTCGATCCACAACGCGTTTGGACCAGACCATGCCGTACAGATCGCGAAAGTCCGACCACATGCGATTCACGTCTGCGGCATTTGTCGAACGACCGTCAACTCCAGGCAAGGTCATCGGCTTCCCGTGAGACCTGCGGGCGGCAAGAGTCGCCGCAACGGCGATCAGGCAGCTTCCTGACAAAATCAGACTGTTACGAGGGAAGGGAATCCACTCGGTAACCGGCAACAACAGACACACCAGTCCCGAGCTTCCCAGCAGCGCTGCCAGTGTGTTGCGCGTGCCGACATAGTTGCCGGCTCCCATCAGCAGCACAAACAGCCAGCCGACCACGGCGGGTGTCGGAATCTCAACCGGCAGCGTCGCTCGCGAGGAAACGATTTGTGTTACCGACGGCCACTGCAGGACCGCGATGAGTGGCAGCACGACGAACCATGGCCAGGCATTGTGTCCCGGCCGGCGAGCTCCCAGCACGTCGATCAGCGGACTCAGCAACAGCGTAACCGCCAGGTACTGCAGGGCCGAATTCGTCTGCGGTGTCAGGTCCGGCAGAAAAAGCTGTCCGGTTAGTACGACCGCGAAAAACAGGCATCCGCCGGTCGCGCAGAACCATGACCGGAAGACTGTCAGACCGAGAACGGCTGACCGCAATCGGAAACATTGCCACAGCGTGACGAACCAGAACGGCAGTGAGATCAGCGGCCCGCGGAAACCGTCGATCATCGCCCGCTCCGGAATCGCCAGTCGTGCCGCTTGCCGGTCGGGGTTCGCAGTCCTGTCACGGGGCCGGAGTACCCGGAGACGCGATGTGGCGGTCGGTGTTTTCCCGCAGTTGGATGCAGCGACGGAAACTTGACGATTTTCGGAGCACGCACAATTGATTTTTCATGTCCAGACCAATTTTCGACGGTTGTGCAGGATTTTCGCAAAAGGACATGTTTTCGGAAAGTGCGGCAACCGATCAATACAGCGGTGGAAGGGTTTTTCTGTGAGTGAAGGGTCATTCGGGGTATTCCGGTTGTGACTGCTGAGCCAGAGGCCATCCACATGCAGCAAAGCAAACGCGGTCCGGGGCGGACGGCGGAATCGGCTGACTTGCTGCAGAGAGGGGTTCGAATCGACAAGTGCCGGTTCGACGATGCAATTGGGGGATCATGAAATGCCGCTGAAGCGTCCTGCATCCTTTTTTCTGTTGGGCATTCTGCTGTCTTCATCCGGCATGGGCTGCGCAGCAATCGACGCGCTGGTGAGCAGCCCGCGTCACGGACAGCAAGCCAGTCCCCCGGCGGAACGACTCACGGCAATCGCGCGAGTCTTCGAAAACCAGGGAAATCTGGCGAAGGCCGAATCCATGTACCGCATGGCGATCCGCCAGGATCCCTCAAACGACTTCGCTCGCGAGCGCGTCGACTACATCGCCTCACTGGGCAATAACCGAACATTTCGCGCTCGGCCGGTTCAGGAAGCAATCGCTGTCGCCGACAGCATCGAAGTCCGGACCCGCACGAGTGAGGTTTCGCGTCCCAATGCCGCGACACTGGCAGCCGACGCAAAACAGCGCCTGACGACGGGATCAGGACCGCTGCGAACAACTCAGCCGGAACCGACCGCATTGGCGTCGGCAGGGACTGCGACAATTCGCGTCGCTCCCATCCCGCCGGTGACTCCTGCTGTCACGCGAGTTTCCGCATCGGTACCACATGGCCAACCGGCGACCGTCACACAGCCGCTGGCGACTGCTCCGGCCGGAACCGCTCACTATTCAATCCAGCCGGACTCAGCGCCGGCAGCGACCTCGACTCTGTCAGCACCGCCGGAATCCGTCAGTCTGGACGAAATCTCGGAGTGGATGGATTCGCCGGCGCATTATTCCGCAGAACTGATGACCGCACTGCAACGCGGTGAGGACGCGGGAGTTCAGGCACTGGCCGCGGCGTTGCTTGCGGATTGCCCGGCCGAAAACGAGCAAGTCAACGACGTTCTGAAGGCCGCCTGCGACAGCAGCGACAGCCTTGTCCGAGCGACGGCTCGCGATTCCCTGATCCGTCGCGGTTCGATTGACCGGGCCGGAATTCGGGATCTGATGACACTGCTGACGGACAACGACGCGGAAATCCGAAGTCAGGCAGCGGCCTCGCTGCGAAACTGCGTGGGTTCCCGCTGGACCGCGGACTGCGTGTCCGGCCTTGGCGAACTGCTTCGCGACCTGAATCCCTCGGTGCGTGCCATGGCGGCCGCAACGCTCGGCGACTTCACGGAAGGCGGCGATTCGATCGGTGAAGCCCGCCAACTGCTTCTGGACGCTCGGGCATCCGAAGGAAATGAAAACGTGCTGACCGCGATCGAAACGTCGCTGCAGCGGGGTGGAAGTCACGCAGCCTCGCCTTCCGGCGGATTGCGACCCGTCTGGTAACACAGCCGGACACTGTCGGCCGTCAGCAGTCCGACTGCTGATGCTTTGGAGACCAGGAATCACGGTGCTGCTTCGATGGCTGCATCAATACCGGACACATTGAAAACGGACATACGTTTCGCGAACAGACTTCCCGCGAAGTCAGTGACGTTCTCGAAAAGTCAACAAGTCACGCCTAGCTGACAATCGGAGTCAGGGACGATGAAACGACTCACAAAACTGGTTCTGCTACTTGCGGTCACGGCAGTCTTCACGGGCTGCTCGTCCATGACGGACCACTTCATCGATTGCGAAATCAAGTGTCGCAATACGATCATCGCGCAGAAGGCATGGAACGAATGGTCGTGGTGCTACGACGAACTCGACCATCCATTCAACTTCGCGAAGGGTTTCAAAGCCGGCTACCTGGACATTCTGAACGGTGGCAAGGGCTGTCAGCCCACGCTGCCTCCGAAGTGCTACTGGAAACCGAGCTATCACGGACCGGAAGGTCAGTGCATGGTTGACGCCTGGTTCAACGGCTTTTCTCACGGAGCCCTGGCAGCTCAGCAGGACGGATACGGAAACATCTCTCAGATTCCGGTGTCACCGACCTGCCGCATGAACCTGCGAATGGCGAGTGCTCCCCCGCAGGCAAATGTCTTCCCGGTTGCTCAACCGATGGGCAGTCTGCCGATGGGCACGGATCCGGGAATGGGAACTTCCGGCGGATCGACCGGCGGCGACTACAACGACAACTATGAAGGAACTGACGACACCGCAGTTCCGCTGCGACCATACGAATAGAACCGGGCTGCTGTTTCAGCCCGTACACGACAGGTCCATCGTGCGGACCTGTGCAGGAAAACCGCCGGAAATTCCGGACAGCACTTCTCGACTTTCGAACAACTTCTTTCGAACGACTTCAGACCTCTCTCTGACAATCACGGACCTCATCAGCGCGGATTCTGGAAAACTGACGAGGGCGGAGGAATCTCACGATGGCAACGATCTTCAATCATCCGGCCACAGGCTGTTCGACTCGGATCCGACCGAATGCCGCCGTTTGGCTGGTGGCATCAGCGCTGCTGACAGCGTCAGCGGGATGCAGTCAGTTCGCATTGAATGCGATCCCTGTGTCGCGAGTGCCTTCTCAGATCCTCGCCGGCGAGCTGAAGGACGACTTCGAAGACATCTCTCCGCTGCGACTGCGGCAGGATCCGCCGGAAGCCTATCTGCTGGCCCCCGGCGATGTCCTTGGATTCCACATCTACGAACAGGCCGCGGCCGTCGCGGCAGCACAGACAAGCGCGGCTCGACAGTCGAACGTTCCGCTGCTGCCGGCAGTGCATTTTTCTGAAGACGGCAGCCTGCCCCCGGCCGTCGGGAATCCGATTGTCGTGCAGGACAACGGCACCATCGCGGTACCCATTCTGTCGCCGATTCACGTAGAAGGACTGTCGCTGGTTCAGGCAACCGAGAAAGTGCGAAACGCCTATACCGTCGATACTGATACATTTCCCGATGACACGCAGTTCTCGCTGACCATGATCCACCGTCGCACCGTGCGAGTGCAGGTGATTCGCGAAGAAAGCGGCGGGAAGGCCGACATCACAAAACGCGGAACCGGTCACATCGTGGACCTGCCCGCCTATGAGAACGACGTGCTGCACGCTTTGAGCGAAACCGGCGGGATGCCCGGAACGGACGCGAAGAACGAGGTCCTCATCTATCGCGGGATGTTCAACGAAGCGATCAGCTACGATCAGGTGCTGAATGGGATCTGCGTCGACAACTGCCAGGACCCGTGCTTCTGCAACGAAGCACCACTGCCTGATCCGCCAAACCTGACTCGAATCCCGCTGCGATACAATCCGGCCAATCCACCGGTGTTCAGTCAGGACCAGATCCTGCTCCACGACGGCGACATCGTGATCATTCGCAGCCGCGACGAAGAAACCTTCCTGACAGCCGGCCTGCTGGGCGGTGGCGAGTACCCGCTGCCCCGCGACAAGGACCTGGACGTTTTGGGAGCGATCGCCATCGCCGGGGGCCCGCTGGGTAACTTCGGAACTGGTATCGGCGGCGTCGGTGGTGGAGCCCGCGGTCGCGGCTTCGGAGGCACCGCCAATCGTGGCGGCGGCGGATACTGCCAGCCATCGGAAGTGATCGTGATTCGCGAACTGCCGTGTGGTAACCAGATTACGATCAAGGTCGACCTGAACAAGGCTTTGGAAGATCGGTCGCAGCGAATCCTGATCAAGCCTAACGACGTCGTGATGCTGCGATACACGCTGACCGAAGAAATCGGAAACGTGGTGCTGAACCTGATTCAGTTCAACTACTTCCTGAACTCAATCGGCCGATAACAAGCCGCATCCCGGAGATCACTGCCGGGGAATGTGGATACACCCAAAAGCCGGTGTCGAACGCGCTTCGACACCGGCTTTTTTCGTTTTTTGCCGGTGCGGGGTCTGGTCGCTGAAACCCGGGCATCAGCGGGAAACGCGGCCGTTGGCGACTTGCGAGCCCTTCCGCTGGCGGCCGCCCACGAGGTGCGGCACCGGGCACTTGAACCCGATCCGCGAGAATCGGCCGGTTGACTCGCCAAGTTTTCAGTCTTTCCGGCCGCTTCGGCAGACTCTGCCGCTGATTGAGGTCATCCCGCATTCTCTGGGAAGGTTGAGGCCACAGGATCGCCAAACGCGACTCCCACTCACGCCGCATCCGTGATACAGCTACCGCCCCGAATCGGTCCTGATCGGTCGCCGCCCTCGCGCGCTGCTGGCCGTGATTCCCGCAAACGAAACGGAGCACTCCGCAATGCGCCGAAAGCTCTTCCTGACATCTGTGGTTTTGTGCCTGACCGCAGCGGTTTCCGCTGAGGCTCAGATCAGTCAGTTCCCGTACAAGGCTCGCGTCGTCGAAGACGGAGCCTACGTGCGCAGCGGCGTCGTCAACGGTGAGCCCTATTATCCGACGCAGCGGCTCGCCAAAGACGCCGTGGTCACAGTTCTGCGACACGACCCGGGCGGCTGGTACCAGATTGAACCCCCGGAAGGCAGCTTCAGTTGGGTGGCGGAGGAATACATCCGCCTTACGACCAGTGGCCACGGTGAAGTCGCGGAAAACAGTATCGTGGCATTCGTCGGCAGCGAATTCGGCGACGAAACCAGCGTCTGGCAGCGGCTGCTGCGTTCCGGCGAAGAAGTCACGATTCTCGGCAAAAAGCTGGTTGATACGGCCGACGGTCCCAAGTCCATGTTGAAGATTGTGCCGCCGACGCGTGAATATCGCTGGATCGCAGGTTCCGCCGTTGTTCCCGTCGGAGACGGCGTTCGGCAGCAACACGACAGCGATCCGTTCCGAGTTCCCTCCAACGCGCGGCGGCCGTCGGGCAGCGATCCGATTTCCGTCCCCGACGGCGATGTCCCGCCGATCGGGCACCAGGACGCGGCAGCGGTTCGTCCGAGTCCGCAGTTGGCTCGCCTGCAGCAGATTCGAAGTCAGCAGCAGGAGCTTCGTGAAATCGACG
This region of Planctomycetaceae bacterium genomic DNA includes:
- the secA gene encoding preprotein translocase subunit SecA, with the translated sequence MELLEKVGDFFNATTAKFERGITNLFGSSNERRIKKLGFVRDKDGHTSITPGSLLDRINSLEPVWKEKSDDELKQTAALFRQRLREGESLDDLLPEAFAAVRESGRRFLGMRHYDVQMIGGHILHSGMIAEMVTGEGKTLVATLPTFLNALAGKVHVITVNDYLARRDMEWMGPIHLNLGLTIGAIQSNMGPQERQKHYACDITYGTSNQFGFDYLRDNMKPTKELQVQGRLDYAIVDEIDNILIDEARTPLIISGPAHDNLEKYPKANLIAKQLRNGVDFEVKEKEHTCHLTEEGVRRAEELAGVESFYTAGNMEWPHLIDNALRAHFLYKLDVNYVVERDEIIIVDENTGRKMEGRQWSDGLHQAVEAKEGVKIKEESQTLATITLQNYFKLYGKLAGMTGTAMTEAEEFWKIYHLDVMAIPTNRQMQRINFPDNIYGTEKEKWQAVVNEIREIHATGRPILVGTTSIETSELVSNKLVKQGIRHNVLNAKQHEREAEIVAQAGRKGAVTIATNMAGRGTDIILGGNPEHAAWEELKSKYESRLDIPKTEWDRLTAVIADREGMKAEGEDVRSIGGLHVVGTERHDSRRIDLQLRGRSGRQGDPGSSRFFISLDDKLMRLLAGDFVKRVMQWAGLSEGEPIISSMVTRRVEGAQKKIEERHFDQRKNLLEYDEVMDEQRKRTYSYRQRILDGADCRELLIGMMDGQIKRGVSSFLGTNYRESSIAAWAEQKLHLEVDAADLRELDRGQLEEYLRDQGERRADSGIFEQLEIDLPEDEDEEIRSQWNWMALTKWANRQFNLNLNDKDLRKIDRREIHVYLLDLARKSIERWDLSDLEIFLDDQYELKSLCGWAHHHFTLNLNPDDLKGSEIGDIESLLKKKVRERYDEKEYTFPVMVGLSSFLTGDGKSGEKYNRETLARWANTRFKRTFEPERFASMSTAEIHAILVETSRDYLKSKPDSRLVEAKLLELLPDSENESARVTPEQAEALARWADADLKWTVDRERILTLRPAEARAQFTQGIEQVYRPEMRQTERSVLLEILDTAWKDHLYYMGHLRQGIGFVGYAQKDPKTEYKREGRKAFNAMWERVAEQVTQTIFRIEQESPAFVGSLWQITATKHDLAPPVDESPDYQTSGPEPGEPNRAIDPIINDAPKVGRNDPCPCGSGKKYKKCCGK
- a CDS encoding polysaccharide biosynthesis/export family protein, with the translated sequence MATIFNHPATGCSTRIRPNAAVWLVASALLTASAGCSQFALNAIPVSRVPSQILAGELKDDFEDISPLRLRQDPPEAYLLAPGDVLGFHIYEQAAAVAAAQTSAARQSNVPLLPAVHFSEDGSLPPAVGNPIVVQDNGTIAVPILSPIHVEGLSLVQATEKVRNAYTVDTDTFPDDTQFSLTMIHRRTVRVQVIREESGGKADITKRGTGHIVDLPAYENDVLHALSETGGMPGTDAKNEVLIYRGMFNEAISYDQVLNGICVDNCQDPCFCNEAPLPDPPNLTRIPLRYNPANPPVFSQDQILLHDGDIVIIRSRDEETFLTAGLLGGGEYPLPRDKDLDVLGAIAIAGGPLGNFGTGIGGVGGGARGRGFGGTANRGGGGYCQPSEVIVIRELPCGNQITIKVDLNKALEDRSQRILIKPNDVVMLRYTLTEEIGNVVLNLIQFNYFLNSIGR
- a CDS encoding SH3 domain-containing protein encodes the protein MRRKLFLTSVVLCLTAAVSAEAQISQFPYKARVVEDGAYVRSGVVNGEPYYPTQRLAKDAVVTVLRHDPGGWYQIEPPEGSFSWVAEEYIRLTTSGHGEVAENSIVAFVGSEFGDETSVWQRLLRSGEEVTILGKKLVDTADGPKSMLKIVPPTREYRWIAGSAVVPVGDGVRQQHDSDPFRVPSNARRPSGSDPISVPDGDVPPIGHQDAAAVRPSPQLARLQQIRSQQQELREIDDRFRSMLLDEPSNWDLDEIESAYRNLQNETSHKPLAGQIDLRFPAIERYRRRHAEYVDFKRLTSQTEQRDAQLLASQYGLGGATAMSNTGDLTASDFDGERISLADATSPTSGIVSDSPAQPSLQPHPDANFLQLRSAEPIADSNTDLQLPSLNIPASSRYIGAGILQRSAASEGETQYVLATPSGRVLAHVAQKGDVDLESYVGQSVGLYGSRQYRSDLKSDFIEASGLEAVKIRR